The Nothobranchius furzeri strain GRZ-AD chromosome 8, NfurGRZ-RIMD1, whole genome shotgun sequence genome includes a region encoding these proteins:
- the LOC139071555 gene encoding uncharacterized protein isoform X1 → MYFMFQTAFAMPGKESKRKADAAKRSNRPAPPIRIGIPTHSNDDVNFSGTGFRHRVRRWPTSVISNKAHKLVLPDEIPDKKFILLVGDSHLRSVADGIVPMPVGGLAFGVMSTPGACADLLRLEVSQAVLPREPDAVCVMAPSNNLTASRTVEEAGDAFERYLLAVLSRWPKVFCTSMIPRLVGSWERQDLFQQEYHRRSAKLGVSYVPIHDHLPRYRLKLWCRDGIHLSDNHGMPILTQLMWNASYQFLETHAPKPLVQHQVSRPQKASIVPRVVVKGVERIPPPRPSEWTFVRPSGKVRDFIKYKYCKMFIILGNWASNASKCVFFYLPLQRNHSGEFEKTSNSPKKRVVVSKTDDTSVALKECFIPLNPVRFSPSILAAMDTIAPADGPTELQTTSVRHFKKAARRVQQEVASTPCINPLADVESVRSRKEVLDCDQLPSPHHQEASGCPGSVSGSVAAHAVMLPSGHHAHASPRGQSANTPSCVRSQVLLSSLVPETTVQNPVVNNFDEDKTILHNDDTILDSVLGSFHQGDGRFKYGGVQCAAITVVALTKHKQKSVFSWDFAVLDNVVELGDELYTDLRDNKKIRGGHEFLSVPDLPKEIDMEEQSFKLVYGDFVLGDVDVAEGELIDAGVYTPLLDGLKKMCTQHETCIMTLSGNTCAIICDNGRYAVVDSHARSADGMVDPTGQSVVLYFANLDNVFQHFQRFASELVGSQRLFEITGVDIVQMDTFKNVSEQTDDIDINPVIFVSDASTKDFHFSPVSTDVSQALSKCLNVKSAMVESSPVPSCSTSVVNVDDDNSIVNNDTILSSLTGSFNQSDGRFKYGGVQCAAISLVALTKHNIQSVFSWDFAMLDNVVVLGDELYTYLRDSDLISAGNVFLSVPELPKEIVMGKQTFKLNYGDFVCGNVDIVEGELINAGVYTSLWDGLNKMCTQYETCFFTLGDNTCALLSEDGHYAIVDSHARSADGMVDPNGKSVILYFSSLDNVFRYIQRFASKLNGTQKLFEISGVNIVQMDTLKNVSEQTRLPPTTGKEVRREESFPLSEPKKLQTDDTDINPVVFVSDVSTKDFHFNPISRDVSQVLSKRLNVKSAMVDESSRVIGELGVPCMNKSIVADGNCFFRALSQAVSSTQEYHRKIRLALVNQLKKNPQMYQTILRSEYSSVSQYLTSSRMQYVGSWATEVEIQAAADYFGINIFTYCNDKWLKYTSNSIFSQQAVYLENSNGNHYETVVCVKQPNTGTCYGYCGPVNSISGRYNTRHAPTEHLKCSVETVTLEPSSIDTDGVSVVHSNTLFTPLSADFCKTLCNRLKIDFEKHNSQESTSGGPLGNVCKTEHIIEDGNSFFRAVAHVISGSQKGHRKIRLAVVSYMSKNAEECEKFLGKEHASVSEYIKKSQMNYVGHCATEVEFRTTASVLGLPIFINNGTEWVKYSSQTGNFVTEGLYLSNCNNHFEPVLCIRLGNKETCFGFCKVDSLSDNVNKCRRSTMMQLNADPNMEKMKTRKSFSRYLKQNKAYAEASNYKMVSAVKDKIKSQKKNAYKQNVAYRMKKISTTKFKYKFLLAHKEKVKHKAKHRSIFNYHHNLAHREKLKQMSVYKYHQNLAHREKLKQMSVYKYHQNLAHREKLKQMSVYKYHQNLAHREKLKQMSVYKYHQNLAHRDKKKKMSKKKYLNIEHKTCLIESIQHKRKLIKVNSQNFNFVVDQFLEKVKDGPDFVCCVCSRLLFRHQVLNCNQEYYRKTKEMSLIADKCISDNHLHKCNDACRLPCKLNVCRNKLIICYTCHYKISKCQIPPESSINKLTVDPIPPQLACLNTLEQHLIAMNIPFMKMLALPKGGQNGIHGPVTCVPANIVETCSLLPRTNMEGSLLPVKLKRKLTYKGHYDYQYVDTQHVQEALQYLKRHNLHYKDVEFNESWINTFTQEDESSVLQEDSGSGKDEDTCIDGEDELLHDRQQHCMFQDTCLMPVDIGQEALDQYVDNILNVAPGEGNNPVKLLSDFTNEAKSFPVLFPSGSNTYYESRQFRLTLNRYFNNRLLHVDGRFANNVEYIFFAQYMSELEQVVSKVSIALRKGKSGESQKLGNLIQDQDSLNKLLEFDDGYRFLKPIRGTPAFWQSAQRDLLACVKMLGKPTWFASFSSADLRWTNLLYSILKQEGRTETVEQLEWADKCDLLRRNPVTAARMFDFRWHVFLREVLMSPANPIGKIEDYYYRVEFQQRGSPHCHCLFWVSGAPILDKNTDEEVIAFVDEYVTCELPSEDDSLHEVVSSVQQHSKRHSKTCRKKKTVCRFNFPRPASVRTFISRGEKYQDAVKTCKCDKTDSTVQCACASQDKARKQEMDKEVASAILTKVKTAISSEDCPYNSVEGLFQGLGISQELFEMAYKRFCRNTHVVLKREVNEIWINQYSKLLLKAWNANLDIQYCVDAYACCVYIISYMSKSEREIGLLLANSQREAAKDGNLSAKEALKTLGNVYLHNRDVCAQEAVYRLTNMHLKECSRKVVFVPTGDNIVKMSLPISVLRQKAASQDLTSDDMWMTGLVDRYKKRPNDDVFNDMCLATFASEYRVLSKNEKCRNPIKLSNDLGFVTKRTRTKPAVVRYARFSETKDSEKFFQSMLQLFLPYRHDSQLKLNCETFEEFYRTGLIRFFDRTNHSVKAVVDLNRSKFELESDHLDAVNNIVGDVMLEDAWCELCPAVEMERLECVEILKESEPTVSDEAEVIPDLAPCSNQTAHLEKRNTMSRGEGLALIRSLNEKQFSVFNQIRQWCVDKVNGNNPEPLHVFVTGGAGVGKSHLIRAIEYETQRLLSPSCRHPDNACVVLTAPTGIAAYNLGATTIHTTLSIGKDVRLPYTPLGEEKLNSLRTKYCDLQLLIIDEISMVDHNLLSYVHGRLRQIKQTGDFSPFGNVSVVAVGDFFQLPPVKGKPLYSDGVGSNLWSSLFKVVQLTEVVRQKDAVFSGLLNRIRTHTKGTPLLPEDLKVLKTCETGEASSALHIFATNNQVNNHNIHQLCHVCPDYISITAKDYVNDKRTGKLKLLEGNHARASNTNLSEVLQLGKGARVMLCKNVDVIDGLVNGICGTLTEIVILENDTFPKKVYVQFDDHRVGLQRRKTSQSLSANLAGSTPIEPEEERATVKGGLRRQFPLKLAWAVTVHKVQGLTLENAVVSFRKIFAPGQAYVALSRVTSLSGLTIQDFDEKRIYCKDDITVAVSKMTPFLTPNSQFDRFNSSAFTVFLMNVQSLNRHVKDLAFCTQHLQPNCIAVTETWVSTDRSDAVKIDGYSFYNCPRGLAYSSTHESLIAFQEQQHGGVGFYTADGVAFKMLQAPDVNLESLVYSFVNLHIVLGLIYRPPLYPLSLLKVNLTKLLDWLEVQSETLVLMGDFNDDILKSSTILKLLTDRGYAQIVKQPTTEKGTLIDHVYVKSNKYITEASVIPTYFSDHQGIMCALTRL, encoded by the exons ATGTATTTTATGTTTCAAACAGCATTCGCTATGCCTGGCAAAGAGTCCAAACGCAAGGCGGATGCTGCTAAGCGCAGCAATCGTCCAGCTCCGCCTATTCGTATCGGGATTCCAACGCACAGCAATGATGATGTTAATT tTTCTGGAACTGGCTTTCGTCATCGAGTTCGTCGTTGGCCGACCAGTGTGATTTCTAACAAAGCTCACAAGCTGGTCCTTCCAGATGAGATTCCTGACAAGAAA ttCATCCTACTTGTTGGggactcccacttgaggtccgtgGCAGACGGCATAGTCCCTATGCCGGTTGGCGGCCTCGCTTTTGGTGTGATGTCCACTCCAGGAGCTTGTGCAGATCTTCTGCGCCTTGAGGTTTCACAGGCTGTGTTACCTCGGGAGCCTGATGCTGTTTGCGTCATGGCTCCTTCTAACAACCTTACGGCCAGCAGAACAGTTGAAGAGGCAGGGGATGCATTTGAGCGGTACCTTTTGGCTGTTCTCAGTCGctggcctaag gttttctgtACCTCCATGATTCCCCGTTTAGTTGGTTCCTGGGAGCGTCAAGACCTGTTTCAGCAGGAGTACCACCGCAGATCGGCTAAGCTAG GTGTAAGTTATGTGCCGATCCACGATCACCTACCCAGGTACCGTCTTAAACTGTGGTGCCGTGATGGT ATCCACCTCAGTGATAATCACGGGATGCCTATACTCACGCAACTGATGTGGAATGCCTCCTATCAGTTCTTGGAGACACACGCACCAAAGCCACTGGTGCAGCACCAGGTGTCTCGTCCGCAGAAAGCGAGTATTGTGCCCCGTGTGGTTGTGAAGGGTGTGGAACGCATTCCACCTCCACGCCCTTCCGAATGGACGTTTGTGAGACCTAGCGGGAAGGTGAGAGACTTTATAAAGTATAAATATTGTAAAATGTTTATAATTTTAGGCAACTGGGCCAGTAATGCttctaaatgtgttttcttttatttaccaTTGCAGAGAAACCATTCAGGGGAATTTGAAAAGACTTCTAATTCCCCCAAGAAACGAGTGGTTGTTTCTAAG ACTGATGACACTTCAGTGGCCTTGAAGGAGTGTTTCATCCCCCTGAATCCCGTTAGGTTCTCACcttcaattctggctgccatggaCACGATTGCTCCAGCGGATGGTCCCACAGAATTACAG aCTACATCTGTGCGACATTTTAAGAAAGCAGCTAGGCGTGTCCAGCAGGAG GTTGCATCCACACCTTGCATAAATCCTCTTGCAGACGTGGAGTCTGTTCGGTCTAGGAAGGAG GTGTTGGACTGTGACCAGCTGCCTTCACCCCACCATCAGGAGGCATCTGGTTGTCCGGGGTCTGTCTCTGGGTCTGTTGCTGCCCATGCTGTGATGCTTCCTTCTGGCCATCACGCGCATGCATCACCCAGAGGTCAGTCTGCTAACACCCCTTCTTGCGTGCGTTCACAGGTTTTGCTGTCGTCTCTAGTTCCAGAGACAACTGTTCAAAATCCTGTTGTAAATAATTTTGATGAAGATAAAACAATTTTACACAACGATGATACAATTTTAGACTCTGTCCTAGGATCATTTCATCAGGGCGATGGGCGTTTTAAATATGGGGGAGTTCAGTGTGCAGCTATTACTGTTGTTGCTTTAACAAAGCACAAACAGAAGAGTGTTTTCTCTTGGGATTTTGCCGTGTTGGATAACGTTGTTGAGTTAGGAGATGAGCTGTACACAGATTTGCGCGACAACAAGAAGATTAGAGGTGGACATGAGTTTCTCTCTGTTCCAGACTTGCCAAAGGAAATTGACATGGAAGAACAGAGTTTTAAGCTTGTTTACGGGGATTTCGTTTTAGGAGATGTAGATGTAGCTGAAGGCGAGTTAATAGATGCTGGTGTGTACACTCCTCTCCTGGATGGATTGAAGAAGATGTGCACACAGCATGAAACTTGCATTATGACATTAAGTGGCAATACTTGTGCTATCATTTGTGATAATGGACGTTATGCTGTAGTAGATTCCCATGCACGCTCCGCAGACGGCATGGTAGACCCGACAGGACAGAGTGTAGTTCTGTACTTTGCGAACCTTGATaatgtttttcaacattttcagagGTTTGCTAGTGAACTGGTGGGATCTCAGAGGTTATTTGAGATCACTGGAGTGGATATTGTTCAGATGgacacatttaaaaatgtatcTGAACAAACAGATGACATTGACATAAACCCTGTTATTTTTGTTAGTGATGCTAGTACTAAAGATTTTCATTTCAGTCCCGTTTCTACAGACGTGTCACAGGCGTTGAGTAAATGTCTGAATGTGAAGTCTGCGATGGTTGAATCATCTCCTGTTCCTTCATGTAGCACAAGTGTggttaacgttgatgatgacaacagtaTTGTAAACAATGATACAATTTTAAGCTCACTTACAGGATCATTTAATCAGAGCGATGGGCGTTTTAAATATGGCGGCGTTCAGTGTGCAGCAATAAGTCTTGTTGCTTTAACTAAGCACAACATACAAAGTGTTTTTTCATGGGATTTTGCCATGTTAGacaatgttgttgttttgggCGATGAGCTGTACACATATTTACGCGACAGTGATCTAATAAGTGCTGGGAATGTGTTTCTTTCTGTCCCAGAATTGCCAAAGGAAATCGTTATGGGCAAACagacttttaagttgaattatggGGATTTTGTTTGTGGAAATGTAGATATCGTTGAAGGTGAACTTATAAATGCTGGAGTGTACACTAGTCTTTGGGATGGTTTGAATAAGATGTGTACACaatatgaaacatgtttttttacacTTGGAGACAATACTTGCGCTTTACTTAGTGAAGATGGACATTATGCTATTGTTGATTCACATGCTCGTTCTGCAGATGGAATGGTTGACCCAAACGGTAAAAGTGTAATTCTATACTTTAGTAGTCTTGACAATGTTTTTAGATATATTCAGAGGTTTGCCAGTAAATTAAATGGAACTCAGAAGTTGTTTGAGATCAGTGGAGTTAACATTGTTCAGATGGACACATTGAAAAATGTTTCTGAACAAACAAGGTTGCCTCCAACAACAGGAAAGGAGGTTAGACGTGAAGAGTCATTTCCACTCTCGGAACCAAAAAAGTTACAGACAGATGACACCGACATAAACCCTGTTGTTTTTGTTAGTGATGTTAGCACTAAAGATTTTCATTTCAATCCCATTTCTAGGGACGTGTCTCAGGTGTTGAGTAAACGTCTGAATGTGAAGTCGGCAATGGTTGATGAATCATCTCGTGTGATTGGTGAATTGGGTGTACCATGCATGAATAAATCAATAGTGGCAGATGGAAACTGTTTTTTTAGAGCACTTAGTCAAGCTGTTTCTAGCACCCAGGAATATCATAGAAAAATCCGTCTTGCTTTGGTCAATCAGTTAAAAAAGAATCCTCAAATGTATCAAACCATTTTAAGAAGTGAGTATTCCTCGGTTTCGCAGTACCTCACCTCATCCAGGATGCAGTACGTTGGCAGTTGGGCAACTGAAGTGGAAATTCAAGCTGCTGCTGATTATTTTGGCATTAACATATTTACTTACTGTAATGATAAATGGCTTAAATATACATCCAACAGCATCTTTTCACAGCAGGCTGTTTATTTGGAGAATAGTAATGGTAACCATTATGAGACAGTGGTTTGTGTAAAACAACCTAACACAGGAACTTGTTATGGTTATTGTGGCCCTGTAAATAGTATTTCTGGTAGATACAATACTCGACATGCCCCTACagaacatttaaaatgttcagtAGAAACTGTCACACTTGAGCCGAGTTCCATAGATACAGATGGTGTTAGTGTTGTTCATTCAAATACTTTATTTACTCCTCTGTCTGCAGATTTTTGTAAAACTCTGTGTAATCGGTTGAAAATAGATTTTGAGAAACACAATTCTCAAGAATCCACATCAGGTGGGCCTTTAGGAAATGTGTGTAAGACAGAACATATTATTGAAGATGGTAACAGCTTTTTTAGAGCTGTAGCTCATGTAATTAGTGGGTCACAGAAGGGCCATCGTAAGATCAGACTCGCTGTTGTTTCTTATATGTCCAAAAATGCTGAAGAGTGTGAGAAGTTTCTGGGAAAAGAACATGCTTCTGTGTCAGAATACATAAAAAAGTCACAGATGAATTATGTCGGTCACTGTGCTACAGAAGTAGAATTTAGAACTACAGCCAGTGTTTTAGGATTACCCATATTTATCAACAATGGCACAGAGTGGGTCAAATATAGTTCTCAAACTGGTAATTTTGTCACTGAGGGACTATATTTGTCAAACTGTAATAATCATTTTGAGCCCGTTCTTTGCATAAGACTGGGTAATAAAGAAACATGTTTTGGGTTTTGTAAAGTTGATTCTTTGTCAGACAACGTAAACAAATGCAGAAGGTCAACTATGATGCAGTTAAATGCTGACCCAAACATGGAAAAGATGAAAACGAGGAAGAGTTTTTCCAGATATTTAAAGCAAAATAAGGCTTATGCAGAAGCCTCTAATTATAAAATGGTAAGTGCAgttaaagacaaaataaaaagtCAGAAGAAAAATGCATACAAGCAAAATGTTGCTTACAGAATGAAAAAGATCAGCACAACcaaatttaaatacaaatttCTTCTTGCACATAAAGAGAAAGTTAAACATAAGGCCAAACATAGGTCCATTTTCAACTATCATCATAACTTGGCTCATCGAGAAAAGCTTAAACAGATGAGTGTGTATAAGTACCATCAGAATTTGGCTCATCGAGAGAAGCTTAAACAGATGAGTGTGTATAAGTACCATCAGAATTTGGCTCATCGAGAGAAGCTTAAACAGATGAGTGTGTATAAGTACCATCAGAATTTGGCTCATCGAGAGAAGCTTAAACAGATGAGTGTGTATAAGTACCATCAGAATTTGGCTCATcgtgacaaaaagaaaaaaatgagtaAAAAGAAATACCTTAATATTGAGCATAAAACATGTTTAATAGAAAGTATCCAGCATAAAAGAAAGCTGATTAAAGTAAATTCACAAAACTTTAATTTTGTTGTAGATCAATTTTTAGAGAAGGTGAAAGATGGACCTGATTTTGTGTGTTGTGTCTGCTCACGGTTGTTGTTTAGACATCAGGTCTTAAATTGTAATCAAGAATACTATAGAAAAACCAAAGAAATGTCACTTATAGCAGATAAATGTATAAGTGACAATCATCTACACAAATGCAATGATGCCTGTAGATTACCTTGCAAATTGAATGTATGTAGAAATAAATTGATAATCTGTTACACGTGTCATTATAAAATTAGTAAATGTCAGATACCCCCAGAAAGTTCAATCAACAAGCTGACTGTTGATCCCATCCCACCTCAACTGGCATGTTTAAATACATTAGAGCAACATTTAATAGCGATGAATATACCCTTTATGAAAATGTTGGCTCTGCCCAAAGGTGGTCAGAATGGGATTCATGGTCCTGTCACTTGTGTACCTGCAAATATAGTGGAAACGTGCAGTTTGTTACCACGTACCAACATGGAGGGGTCTTTATTACCTGTAAAGTTAAAACGTAAATTGACATATAAAGGACACTATGATTATCAGTATGTTGACACACAGCATGTTCAGGAAGCTCTTCAGTATTTAAAACGTCATAATTTGCATTATAAAGATGTAGAGTTCAATGAGTCTTGGATTAACACATTTACTCAGGAAGATGAGTCGTCTGTCCTGCAAGAAGATAGTGGTTCTGGTAAAGATGAAGATACTTGCATAGATGGAGAAGATGAGTTATTGCATGACAGACAACAGCACTGTATGTTTCAGGACACCTGTCTCATGCCAGTAGATATAGGACAAGAAGCATTGGATCAGTATGTGGATAACATATTAAATGTAGCTCCAGGTGAAGGTAACAATCCAGTGAAATTGCTTTCAGATTTTACAAATGAAGCAAAAAGTTTTCCCGTCTTGTTTCCTTCAGGATCGAATACTTACTATGAAAGCAGACAATTTCGTTTGACTCTGAATCGGTATTTCAACAACAGGCTTCTTCATGTCGATGGTCGATTTGCTAACAatgtagaatatatattttttgcacaGTACATGTCTGAACTAGAGCAAGTTGTGTCCAAAGTTTCTATAGCTTTGCGTAAAGGTAAAAGCGGTGAATCTCAGAAGTTGGGTAATTTGATACAGGATCAGGATTCTTTAAATAAGCTGTTAGAGTTTGATGATGGCTACCGGTTTCTTAAACCAATTCGCGGCACACCTGCTTTTTGGCAATCTGCTCAGCGAGACCTCCTGGCTTGTGTAAAAATGTTGGGCAAACCTACTTGGTTCGCATCATTTTCGTCGGCAGATTTGAGGTGGACTAACCTTCTTTATAGTATTTTGAAACAGGAAGGCAGAACAGAGACAGTGGAACAGCTGGAGTGGGCTGATAAATGTGACCTCCTACGTAGGAATCCAGTAACTGCTGCCCGAATGTTTGATTTTAGATGGCATGTCTTCTTAAgggaagtgctaatgtctcctgcCAATCCCATTGGTAAAATAGAAGATTATTATTATCGTGTTGAGTTCCAGCAGCGTGGTTCTCCTCACTGTCATTgccttttctgggtttctggtgctCCCATTTTAGATAAGAACACAGATGAGGAGGTCATTGCATTTGTTGATGAATATGTCACATGTGAACTTCCTTCTGAAGACGATTCACTACATGAAGTCGTCTCATCTGTCCAGCAGCACTCCAAACGGCATTCAAAGACTTGtagaaagaaaaaaactgtttGTCGTTTTAATTTTCCACGGCCTGCATCTGTTAGAACTTTTATTAGTCGTGGTGAAAAGTATCAAGATGCAGTGAAGACTTGCAAGTGTGATAAAACAGATAGCACTGTACAGTGTGCCTGTGCGTCTCAAGATAAAGCTCGTAAACAAGAAATGGACAAAGAAGTAGCAAGTGCCATTTTAACTAAAGTAAAGACTGCTATTTCTAGTGAAGACTGTCCATATAACAGTGTAGAAGGTCTGTTTCAGGGCCTGGGTATCAGTCAGGAACTATTTGAGATGGCATATAAACGATTTTGTCGAAATACACATGTTGTTTTGAAAAGGGAAGTTAATGAAATCTGGATTAATCAGTATAGCAAGTTGCTGTTAAAAGCTTGGAATGCTAATCTTGATATCCAGTATTGCGTCGATGCTTATGCATGCTGTGTATACATAATATCTTACATGTCTAAAAGTGAACGGGAAATTGGCCTTCTGCTTGCTAATTCTCAAAGAGAAGCAGCCAAAGATGGTAATCTTAGTGCTAAAGAGGCCTTGAAGACTCTTGGTAATGTTTATCTTCATAATCGAGATGTTTGTGCGCAGGAAGCAGTCTACAGGCTAACTAACATGCATCTAAAGGAGTGTTCTAGGAAAGTTGTGTTTGTTCCCACTGGTGATAATATAGTGAAAATGAGTTtgcctatttctgttttgaggcaAAAAGCAGCATCACAGGATCTTACTTCAGATGACATGTGGATGACCGGATTAGTTGATCGTTATAAGAAGAGGCCAAATGATGATGTGTTCAATGATATGTGCCTGGCTACGTTTGCATCAGAATATCGTGTTTTGAGTAAAAACGAAAAATGTAGAAACCCTATAAAGTTAAGTAATGATTTAGGATTTGTTACAAAAAGAACTCGGACTAAACCAGCGGTTGTTCGTTACGCGCGTTTCTCTGAAACCAAAGACTCGGAGAAATTTTTTCAAAGCATGTTGCAGTTGTTTTTACCGTACCGCCATGATAGTCAACTTAAGCTTAACTGTGAAACTTTTGAGGAATTTTACAGAACtggtttaattagattttttgatAGAACAAACCACTCGGTAAAGGCTGTTGTAGATTTAAATCGGAGTAAATTTGAGTTAGAATCTGATCATTTGGATGCTGTGAATAATATAGTCGGTGATGTAATGTTAGAAGATGCATGGTGTGAGTTGTGTCCGGCAGTTGAAATGGAACGTTTAGAGTGTGTTGAAATACTGAAAGAATCAGAACCGACAGTAAGTGACGAGGCAGAAGTAATCCCAGATTTGGCTCCATGTTCAAACCAAACTGCACATTTAGAGAAGAGAAACACGATGAGTAGAGGTGAAGGTCTGGCATTGATTAGGTCTTTaaatgaaaaacagttttctgtttttaatcaaATCAGGCAGTGGTGTGTAGATAAAGTTAATGGTAATAACCCTGAACCACTGCATGTTTTTGTTACAGGTGGGGCAGGCGTTGGGAAAAGTCATTTAATTCGAGCAATCGAGTATGAAACACAGAGATTACTGTCACCAAGCTGTAGACATCCTGATAATGCATGTGTAGTATTGACAGCTCCTACTGGGATTGCAGCATATAATTTAGGTGCAACAACAATCCACACTACACTGTCTATAGGAAAGGATGTGCGCTTACCGTACACTCCTCTGGGTGAAGAAAAACTAAATTCTTTACGTACAAAATATTGTGATTTGCAGCTTCTTATTATTGATGAAATATCAATGGTCGATCATAACCTGTTGTCCTATGTTCATGGTAGATTACGTCAGATTAAACAAACGGGTGACTTTTCACCTTTTGGAAATGTCAGTGTAGTGGCTGTTGGAGATTTCTTCCAGCTACCTCCTGTTAAAGGGAAGCCACTCTATTCTGATGGTGTAGGTAGCAACTTATGGTCAAGCCTATTTAAAGTTGTACAGTTAACTGAAGTcgttagacagaaagatgctgtGTTTTCTGGACTGCTAAATAGAATCAGAACTCATACAAAAGGTACACCATTGTTACCTGaggatttaaaggttttaaaaacTTGTGAAACAGGTGAGGCAAGCTCAGCATTGCACATATTTGCAACAAATAATCAAGTAAATAATCACAACATCCATCAGTTATGTCACGTTTGTCCTGATTACATATCAATTACAGCCAAAGATTATGTTAATGATAAAAGAACAGGCAAACTGAAGTTGTTGGAAGGGAATCATGCCAGAGCTTCTAATACTAACTTGTCAGAAGTGTTACAGTTGGGTAAGGGTGCGCGTGTAATGTTGTGTAAAAATGTGGATGTCATTGACGGTTTAGTAAACGGAATTTGTGGTACGTTGACGGAAATTGTAATTTTAGAAAATGACACCTTTCCTAAGAAAGTTTATGTTCAGTTTGATGACCATCGTGTCGGCTTGCAGAGGAGGAAAACCTCCCAGTCTCTGTCAGCAAATTTAGCTGGATCTACACCTATTGAACCCGAGGAGGAAAGAGCCACTGTTAAAGGTGGATTACGTCGACAATTTCCTCTTAAATTAGCTTGGGCGGTTACGGTTCATAAAGTTCAGGGACTCACTCTTGAAAACGCCGTTGTTAGTTTTAGGAAAATATTTGCACCAGGTCAAGCATATGTAGCACTTAGCCGTGTAACAAGTCTTTCAGGACTCACAATTCAGGACTTTGATGAAAAACGAATCTATTGTAAAGATGACATTACAGTTGCAGTTAGTAAAATGACCCCTTTTTTGACTCCAAACTCACAGTTCGACAGATTTAACTCTTCTGCATTCACTGTGTTTTTAATGAATGTCCAAAGTCTGAATCGACACGTTAAAGACTTAGCTTTCTGCACACAGCATTTGCAACCTAATTGCATTGCTGTCACAGAAACATGGGTATCTACAGACAGATCAGATGCAGTAAAGATTGATGGCTATAGTTTTTACAACTGCCCACGAGGTTTAGCTTATTCTAGTACTCATGAGTCTTTGATTGCTTTTCAAGAACAACAACATGGTGGTGTTGGCTTTTATACTGCAGATGGTGTGGCATTTAAAATGTTGCAGGCTCCAGACGTCAACTTGGAGAGTTTAGTGTATAGCTTTGTTAACTTACACATAGTACTTGGACTCATTTATCGACCTCCTCTTTATCCCCTTTCTTTGCTTAAAGTAAATTTAACAAAGTTGCTTGATTGGCTGGAGGTACAAAGTGAGACATTAGTACTAATGGGAGATTTTAATGATGACATTTTAAAATCATCAACAATATTAAAACTTTTGACTGACAGAGGCTATGCCCAAATAGTCAAACAGCCAACAACCGAGAAAGGCACTTTAATAGATCATGTCTATGTAAAATCCAACAAGTATATAACAGAAGCATCTGTTATTCCAacatattttagtgatcatcaggGCATCATGTGTGCTTTGACACGGCTTTAG